In Lactuca sativa cultivar Salinas chromosome 5, Lsat_Salinas_v11, whole genome shotgun sequence, the DNA window CGAAATAATTGCCTCAAGTACTATTTTTACCCAGGGCAACAAAAAGTCTTCGTCGTATGTGGTCTTTTCAGAGTGTTTTATTGTTAAGTATAGTCATGATTTTTTCCATGAATCTGTCTATTCAGCAAATAAATAGCAGTTATGTCTATCAATATGTATGGTCTTGGATTATCAATAATGATTTTTCTTTAGAATTCGGATACTTGATCGACCCGCTTACTTCTATTATGTTAATATTAATCACTACTGTTGGAATTATGGTTCTTATTTATAGTGATAATTATATGTCTCATGACCATGGATATTTGAGATTTTTTGCTTATATGAGTTTTTTCAGTACTTCCATGTTGGGATTAGTTACTAGTTCAAATTTGatacaaatttatattttttgggAATTAGTTGGAATATGTTCGTATCTATTAATAGGATTTTGGTTCACACGACCTGTTGCAACAAAGGCTTGTCAAAAGGCGTTTGTAACTAATCGTGTTGGCGATTTTGGTTTATTATTAGGcattttagggttttattggaTAACGGGGAGTTTCGAATTTCGTGATTTATTccaaatcttcaataacttgatTTCTAATAATGAGGTCAATTTTTTATTTGTTACTTTGTGTGCTATTCTATTATTTGCCGGTGCGATTGCGAAATCTGCACAATTTCCCCTTCATGTATGGTTACCTGATGCAATGGAAGGGCCAACTCCTATTTCGGCCCTTATACATGCTGCTACAATGGTAGCAGCGGGAATTTTTCTTGTAGCTCGACTTATGCCTCTTTTCATAGTTATACCCCACATAATGAATTTTATCTCTTTGATAGGGATAATAACAGTTTTTTTAGGAGCTACTTTAGCTCTTGCTCAAAAAGACATTAAGAGGGGTTTAGCTTATTCCACAATGTCTCAACTGGGTTATATGATGTTAGCTCTAGGTATGGGGTCTTATCGCAGTGCTTTATTTCATTTGATTACTCATGCTTATTCCAAAGCATTATTGTTTTTAGGATCGGGATCTGTTATTCATTCAATGGAAACTCTTGTTGGATATTGTCCAAAAAAAAGTCAGAATATGGTGCTTATGGGAGGTTTAACAAAACATCTACCAAttactaaaaattcttttttattagGTACACTTTCTCTTTGTGGTATTCCACCCCTTGCTTGTTTTTGGTCCAAAGATGAAATTCTTAATGATAGTTGGTTGTATTCACCTATTTTTGGAATAATAGCTTGGTCTACGGCGGGATTAACCGCATTTTATATGTGTCGGATCTATTTACTTACTTTTGAAGGACATTTAAACGTTCATTTTCAAAATTATAGTGGAAAAAGGAATACCCCCTTCTATTCAATATCTCTATGGGGTAAAGAAGGTTCGAAAATAAGTAACAAAAACTTTAGTTTGgtaattttattaaaaatgaagaagAATCAACGTCCttcttttttttcaaataataaaGTATATAAAATTGATGAGAACGTAACAAATATGATACAACCCTTTCTTTCTATTCCGCATTTTGGCAATACCAAGACGTATTCGTATCCTTATGAATCGGATAATACTATGTTATTCCCAATACTTATATTGATTCTATTTACTTTGTTCGTTGGATTCTTAGGAATTCCTTTCAATCAAGACGTTGATATATTATCCAAATGGTTAAACCCGTCTATAAATCTTTTacatcaaaattcaaataattcGATAGATTGGTATGAATTTAGTAAAGATGCATTTTTTTCAGTCAGTATAGCCTCTTTCGGAATATTTATAGccttttttttatataaacctGTTTATTCATCTTTTCAAATTTTGGAGTTCCTTAATACATTTGTTAAAATGGGTCCTAATAGAATTTTTTATGACAAAATaaaaaattctatatatgatTGGTCATATAATCGGGGTTACATAGATGCCTTTTATGGAAGATTCTTAACTGCGGGGATTAGAAAATTGGCCAACTTTGCTTATTTTTTTGATAGACGAataattgatgcaattccaaatGGAGTTGGTCTTATGAGTTTCTTTGGAGCAAAGGTTATTAAATCGGTAGGGGGTGGGCGTATTTCTTCTTATctgttcttttatttttcttatgtagcaatttttttattaatttactaTTTTTTCAATGTTTAATCTTGTTGACTAATCTCGCTAACATTGAACTTGGTAAAATGAAATGATTGAATAATTGAAAAATGAGATTATTCAGGAATACACATTAAATGCTGAGATTACGCATTGAATTTCTGTTAGTAGATCCATAATCAAAGAAGTGTTTGTGAGTATTGTAGAAGAAATGAAACAAAAGATACGGTAGAGCTAGGACAGTTATTGTATGAGGTCTACCCAGTGCTAGATGCAGAGGCGCGTAATAGATCGATATGAACATTATGAGCTGTCCCGTAATAAAACCAGTTGTTGCTGATACCTTCTTCTCGGATCAATTATGGTTTTTTTTATTACCAAAGTAGTGTATTTTAAAAAGATATATACCAAACTGGtgtggttttaaaaatatttatcatttaggttaaattttataccaaatcaaaattagaaggaaaaataaaaaaagaaggaAAATTGAATTATCAAGGTAattacttttcgttttgttcacgTTTGAGTATTTTTTTAACATATCCAGATAACGAACTTGTTGTATATGTTCACATATGACATCATGATAGGCTTTAACTTGCTACACCCGGTCATaagtgaacacttccaacaagttcgttacctagatgtataCAAAAAAAACGAAGTTACCTATatgtgaacaaaacgaaaaggtAATTACTTTGATAAGTAAATTTCTCAAGAACCAACCCCATAACTTTCTCTTTCTATTATTGAAGCGTTGTATTAGATCTGCACATTGGCGGTTCCGAACTGGTCTCGAAATGGTCCAGTCTTTTTTCTTTCGGACCGGTACCGAACGGTATCAACCCGATCTTTTTTGGGACTTGTCTCGATCTTTTTTGGTTTGTCTCTTGGGCGTTCCGTGTGCCCTTTTCAGTTCAATTTTagttttttggttttggtttcaagttTTTCTGTTAACGAATATGTAATTAATACCAAAATGATAGACTAAGATTTATTAAAAATGATACACTTAAGTTCAATAAAATACAAAAAGAAATAAGTTAGATAATGTGTGAatcataattgtttaattaacaaAAAAACGACTGCCAGTCTTTTCGTAGACCGATCTCAATCTGTCCAGTGTTGGTCTCGTAATTGTCCGGCTTTTTTTTAAAACCAGGTCTATACTTGGTCTTTTGCGGTTTGTTTTACCTTTTTGGGCCAAAACAAATCTTTTTGTGCATAAGCACGTAAAAAAAAGTACATGAGATTGTGTATAGTTGGGCTTCAATTTAGGCCTGAAAGTTAGTCATTGGGCCCAAATCAATCGCTATTAACAGAATCCAATCAATCCATACCATGATACCAATACTCTCTTCTCATTTTGGCGCGAAATAAGCATCGTTCTCTGTCAGCGTCGGTCGTCGGAGTCACTTCCTTTCCCGCTGATGTCCAATTTACTGGAACTAACCGGTCTATTTTCGAGACTCGCGTCCCAAATTGAAACCGGAAATGGCGATACCGACAACGCCGACCAATCAGATGATGTTTTAGTGGCAGCTCTGAATCAATCACTCAACTTGAGCGAACAAtcaagggttagggttttggacaCCGCGTTGTCTTTGATGTGTTTCACATCCCCTCAGGTAAGTATCAATTGAAATGATTAGTTTTTAAAGCCGTTCTTTTAGTACTGTAATGTATATGATCTTGATTCGTGGTTATTTAGGTATTTGATTCGGTAATTGAGTATTCAGTGAATACAATCGTCTCGGTTTTATCTTCATTAATCGAATGTGAGGTCTTAAAATCAGATAAATCAGAGGTTTTGCGAATTGGTGGCTATATATCGGCCCATGACTGCGTGAGAGTGATGGAATCATGTGTCGATGTTCTGGGGAAACTAACTGAACATGGTGGGTTCATAAAGGTGACTTTTAAGTATCTTTTATCAaaagtttttgaaacttttctgATTACCAATGTCAAACCAGACTTCAATATACGAATTTTTGCAGGAATGCTTTCTCGTTCATTACTGTATGCTGTTGTTCGAGTAGCTGTGATGAGGACTCAATTCCAATACACAATGCAACTTACACCAGTTTTCAATGTTCAATCAACTGAAGAGATGAGTCATGCATTGTCAAAATTGGTGTATTATATCCCAAAAACTATTCCTACTAACAATCAAGAATTACAACTGAGGTATGGCTTACCATAAcaaaaaatatgttattttacTTTCTTCTTCATATAACTTTTTCTTTTGCAGGTTGCTAATCTGGTATCTTGACCCTCAAACTCTTCTAGAAGATATATCACAACTATTGCAAGAAGCTATTGGGAGACCCTTTATTTGTCTGAATGATGAATTCTATGAGAAGCTAAAATGGCGATCTGTTATAATTTTCTTGGCACTTTCTCCATTGTTTTTCATTGAAACAAGATCTTTACTTCATACCTGGTTTCTGCACACGTAAGTTACTATTTTTAATCCGAGTTCTTGTATTAGTTGATATTTACTTTTGATTATTCATAACAGAGGTTTAGATTCTGTATTAGAGCTTCAAGTTGGATTGGTTTCAATGTTATTAGATCTACTCTCTAGACCAATCTATTGGGGATTATCTGCAGAAATCGGATCAAAGCTTCCATTTTCAAATGCATACTTTCTCTCCAACCACAATTTACTCAGAACATTCAATGAACCCTTGTCATATGATGGATTTCTTGAATTGGTTCATAAGATAAAAGATTCTACT includes these proteins:
- the LOC111892557 gene encoding uncharacterized protein LOC111892557 isoform X1 produces the protein MSNLLELTGLFSRLASQIETGNGDTDNADQSDDVLVAALNQSLNLSEQSRVRVLDTALSLMCFTSPQVFDSVIEYSVNTIVSVLSSLIECEVLKSDKSEVLRIGGYISAHDCVRVMESCVDVLGKLTEHGMLSRSLLYAVVRVAVMRTQFQYTMQLTPVFNVQSTEEMSHALSKLVYYIPKTIPTNNQELQLRLLIWYLDPQTLLEDISQLLQEAIGRPFICLNDEFYEKLKWRSVIIFLALSPLFFIETRSLLHTWFLHTGLDSVLELQVGLVSMLLDLLSRPIYWGLSAEIGSKLPFSNAYFLSNHNLLRTFNEPLSYDGFLELVHKIKDSTPQTNTISMVDHKSTWSIAMNFPDWFYFASFLLSGRSFDYLQQTSSCSAAASWYISWILDPVTESVSGILAEKLSKLSKPLVINLSTIRIWLKEFQDVKAIDIQKNAMFRRITFGILIGSYSSITEDGFELLLHYVTTGIILRSTESQHTRLKEAVACACSVFNLTDIAERISDSVCDAREIAVEIICQIKLRVVKYLIKCVNSLLQFQIDQNNLLLYKDLHRRMLRWRNQGKDVFHGYKDLDDAINTISSKLLHS
- the LOC122197931 gene encoding NAD(P)H-quinone oxidoreductase subunit 5, chloroplastic-like, whose product is MWSFQSVLLLSIVMIFSMNLSIQQINSSYVYQYVWSWIINNDFSLEFGYLIDPLTSIMLILITTVGIMVLIYSDNYMSHDHGYLRFFAYMSFFSTSMLGLVTSSNLIQIYIFWELVGICSYLLIGFWFTRPVATKACQKAFVTNRVGDFGLLLGILGFYWITGSFEFRDLFQIFNNLISNNEVNFLFVTLCAILLFAGAIAKSAQFPLHVWLPDAMEGPTPISALIHAATMVAAGIFLVARLMPLFIVIPHIMNFISLIGIITVFLGATLALAQKDIKRGLAYSTMSQLGYMMLALGMGSYRSALFHLITHAYSKALLFLGSGSVIHSMETLVGYCPKKSQNMVLMGGLTKHLPITKNSFLLGTLSLCGIPPLACFWSKDEILNDSWLYSPIFGIIAWSTAGLTAFYMCRIYLLTFEGHLNVHFQNYSGKRNTPFYSISLWGKEGSKISNKNFSLVILLKMKKNQRPSFFSNNKVYKIDENVTNMIQPFLSIPHFGNTKTYSYPYESDNTMLFPILILILFTLFVGFLGIPFNQDVDILSKWLNPSINLLHQNSNNSIDWYEFSKDAFFSVSIASFGIFIAFFLYKPVYSSFQILEFLNTFVKMGPNRIFYDKIKNSIYDWSYNRGYIDAFYGRFLTAGIRKLANFAYFFDRRIIDAIPNGVGLMSFFGAKVIKSVGGGRISSYLFFYFSYVAIFLLIYYFFNV